A single window of Eucalyptus grandis isolate ANBG69807.140 chromosome 1, ASM1654582v1, whole genome shotgun sequence DNA harbors:
- the LOC104436554 gene encoding mitochondrial import inner membrane translocase subunit Tim9 has protein sequence MDKTILGELDSLAEEDKLRMSAFVDRLQARDSLRLYNSLVERCFIDCIDSFYRKSLGKQEERCVLHCAEKFLKVSAHVGMRLAELNQAEQQSNPR, from the exons ATGGACAAGACCATTCTCGGAGAGCTGGATTCCCTCGCCGAAGAAGACAAGCTCCGGATGAGCGCCTTCGTCGATCGGCTCCAAGCGCGCGACAG CCTAAGGTTGTATAATTCTTTGGTGGAGAGATGCTTTATCGATTGTATCGATTCTTTCTACCGCAAGTCTCTTGGCAAGCAAGAGGAGAGATGTGTGCTTCACTGTGCTGAAAAATTCCTCAAGGTATCAGCACATGTTGGAATGAGACTGGCGGAGCTCAACCAAGCAGAACAGCAATCAAATCCAAGATGA